A single region of the Kineosporiaceae bacterium SCSIO 59966 genome encodes:
- the groL gene encoding chaperonin GroEL (60 kDa chaperone family; promotes refolding of misfolded polypeptides especially under stressful conditions; forms two stacked rings of heptamers to form a barrel-shaped 14mer; ends can be capped by GroES; misfolded proteins enter the barrel where they are refolded when GroES binds), which translates to MAKMLEFDDEARRALERGVDALANAVKVTLGPRGRNVVIDKKWGAPTITNDGVTIAREVELDDPYENLGAQLAKEVATKTNDVAGDGTTTATVLAQAMVHEGLRNVAAGAAPSALKRGIDAAVQAISTRLLENARDVDGKGDIAHVATISAQDATIGELIAEAFDKVGKDGVITVEESSGMSMELDFTEGMQFDKGYISPYFVTDAERMEAVIEDAYVLIHQGKISSVQELLPLLEKVHQAGKPLFVVAEDVEGEALSTLVVNKVRGTFTAVAVKAPGFGDRRKAMLQDMAVLTGGQVVSAEVGLKLDQVGLEVLGTARRVVVTKDDTTIVDGGGSAEDVDARVAQIKREIEVTDSDWDREKLQERLAKLAGGVCVIKVGAATEVELKEKKHRIEDAVSATRAAIEEGIVAGGGSALVHAAAALDDLDLSGDEATGATAVRRAVVEPLRWIAENAGMQGYVVVEKVRELGVGHGLDAATGQYGDLVAAGVIDPVKVTRSALVNAASIASMVLTTDTLVVEKPEEEEPEAAAGHGHGHGH; encoded by the coding sequence CGCCGTCAAGGTGACGCTCGGCCCACGCGGCCGCAACGTCGTCATCGACAAGAAGTGGGGCGCCCCCACCATCACCAACGACGGCGTCACCATCGCCCGAGAGGTGGAGCTGGACGACCCGTACGAGAACCTCGGCGCCCAGCTCGCCAAGGAGGTGGCGACCAAGACCAACGACGTCGCCGGAGACGGTACGACGACCGCCACCGTGCTCGCCCAGGCGATGGTCCACGAAGGGCTGCGCAACGTGGCCGCGGGCGCCGCGCCGTCGGCGCTGAAGCGCGGTATCGACGCCGCCGTCCAGGCGATCTCGACGCGCCTGCTGGAGAACGCCCGGGACGTCGACGGCAAGGGTGACATCGCCCACGTCGCGACGATCTCGGCGCAGGACGCCACGATCGGCGAGCTCATCGCCGAGGCGTTCGACAAGGTCGGCAAGGACGGTGTGATCACCGTCGAGGAGTCCTCCGGGATGTCGATGGAGCTCGACTTCACCGAGGGCATGCAGTTCGACAAGGGCTACATCTCCCCGTACTTCGTCACCGACGCCGAGCGGATGGAAGCCGTCATCGAGGACGCCTACGTCCTCATCCACCAGGGCAAGATCTCCTCGGTGCAGGAGCTGCTGCCGCTGCTGGAGAAGGTGCACCAGGCCGGCAAGCCGCTGTTCGTCGTTGCCGAGGACGTCGAGGGCGAGGCGCTCTCCACGCTCGTCGTCAACAAGGTCCGCGGCACCTTCACCGCCGTTGCCGTCAAGGCCCCTGGCTTCGGTGACCGGCGCAAGGCGATGCTCCAGGACATGGCCGTGCTCACCGGCGGCCAGGTCGTCAGCGCCGAGGTGGGGCTCAAGCTCGACCAGGTCGGCCTGGAGGTGCTCGGTACGGCCCGCCGGGTCGTCGTCACCAAGGACGACACGACGATCGTCGACGGCGGCGGCTCCGCCGAGGACGTCGACGCCCGGGTCGCGCAGATCAAGCGCGAGATCGAGGTGACCGACTCCGACTGGGACCGCGAGAAGCTGCAGGAGCGGCTGGCCAAGCTCGCCGGCGGCGTCTGCGTGATCAAGGTCGGGGCCGCCACCGAGGTGGAGCTCAAGGAGAAGAAGCACCGGATCGAGGACGCCGTCTCGGCGACCCGGGCCGCGATCGAGGAGGGCATCGTCGCCGGCGGCGGCTCCGCCCTCGTGCACGCCGCCGCTGCCCTGGACGACCTGGACCTGTCCGGCGACGAGGCGACCGGCGCCACCGCGGTGCGCCGCGCGGTGGTCGAGCCGCTGCGCTGGATCGCCGAGAACGCCGGGATGCAGGGCTACGTCGTGGTGGAGAAGGTCCGCGAGCTCGGTGTGGGCCACGGGCTGGACGCCGCCACCGGCCAGTACGGCGACCTCGTCGCCGCCGGGGTCATCGACCCGGTCAAGGTGACGCGCTCCGCGCTGGTCAACGCCGCGTCGATCGCCTCGATGGTGCTGACGACGGACACTCTCGTCGTCGAGAAGCCCGAGGAGGAGGAGCCCGAGGCCGCCGCCGGCCACGGGCACGGCCACGGCCACTGA